The Deltaproteobacteria bacterium genome window below encodes:
- a CDS encoding DUF444 family protein, giving the protein MPIKEDHSRFRDIVKGKVKENFRKYVSQGEMIGKREDEFIKIPLPQIDIPNFRYGPKQQGGVGQGQGQPGEDVGDPGSGQGQAGNESGEHLLEVELSIDELAEILGEKLQLPRIVPKGNKNIESIKTKYSGLAPVGPEGLRQFKSTYKHALRRLISSGIYNPEDPRIIPIRRDYRYRTFKKIVQPQTKAVVIYMMDVSGSMGDEQKEIVRLESFWINTWLKKHYKGLETRFIIHDAAAKEVDENTFFRTSESGGTLISSAYKLCQQIIETDYPINEWNIYPFHFSDGDNWSGEDTRLCIKLMKEFFIPNTNMFCYGQVESKYGSGQFLKDLQKEFSGNEQVILSQIENRDKILDSIKDFLGKGK; this is encoded by the coding sequence ATGCCAATTAAAGAAGATCATTCCCGTTTCAGAGACATAGTAAAAGGAAAAGTGAAAGAAAACTTTCGTAAGTACGTGTCTCAGGGGGAAATGATTGGGAAGAGGGAAGATGAGTTCATTAAAATTCCCCTTCCTCAAATTGATATTCCAAACTTTCGTTACGGCCCCAAACAGCAGGGCGGAGTTGGTCAAGGCCAGGGGCAACCAGGTGAAGATGTTGGGGATCCAGGAAGTGGCCAAGGGCAAGCTGGCAATGAATCCGGAGAGCATCTTTTGGAAGTGGAATTGTCCATTGACGAGTTGGCAGAGATTTTAGGAGAAAAACTACAGCTCCCAAGAATCGTTCCAAAGGGAAATAAAAATATTGAAAGCATCAAAACTAAGTATTCTGGCCTAGCACCTGTGGGACCGGAGGGATTGAGACAATTCAAATCTACCTATAAACATGCCTTGAGAAGACTGATTTCTTCAGGAATATACAATCCGGAAGATCCAAGAATTATTCCTATCCGAAGAGACTATCGCTACCGGACATTTAAAAAAATAGTTCAACCACAGACAAAAGCGGTCGTTATATACATGATGGACGTTTCGGGCTCGATGGGGGATGAACAAAAAGAAATTGTTAGGCTAGAAAGCTTTTGGATTAACACCTGGTTGAAAAAACATTATAAAGGTTTGGAAACTAGGTTCATCATTCATGATGCGGCTGCAAAAGAAGTAGATGAAAATACGTTCTTTAGAACCAGCGAATCTGGCGGAACGCTAATTAGTTCCGCCTACAAACTTTGCCAACAAATAATTGAAACAGATTATCCCATTAATGAATGGAATATTTATCCTTTTCATTTCAGTGATGGAGATAACTGGAGCGGGGAAGACACGCGCTTATGCATAAAGTTAATGAAAGAGTTTTTTATCCCTAATACAAATATGTTTTGTTATGGACAGGTAGAAAGTAAATACGGAAGTGGGCAATTTTTAAAAGATTTACAAAAAGAATTTTCTGGAAATGAACAAGTGATATTAAGTCAGATAGAAAATCGAGATAAAATCTTAGATTCTATAAAAGACTTCTTAGGTAAGGGAAAATAA
- a CDS encoding tetratricopeptide repeat protein, translating into MFLPAAALNESQKMDSLYVRTQADYNYSLAEAYSLDGDTMKAIEAFKAVLVYDPNSESVRIRLAKEYLKLGQVNQSIEVIKEILEKNEQNKEARIFLGGLYTTIKAYPKAIENYEMALKSQPAQADVMIYLAAVYSETKEYDKAIDLFQKVLQDLNYGNKHLIYYYMGRIREEQNEPKLLKQAENFYKKSISIKPEFVDSTISLGSLYRASKDENKAIKLFQDFQKNKGPSSKIAEILSQIYIEKQKYDEAFEQLEIMETQSEDPLSIKVKMALILIEKKMFDKAISKLEEILRVAPESDKIRFYLAAVYEEVKSDAKAIEHYRAIPASSSFYGESIVHAGYLLKNIGKLNEAIALLEDGYNKKKDLPQIYAMYGSLLDEKKDYVKAIEILESGIKKFPDNAQIYFYYGTVYDRIGKKDKVIEVMKKVVELDPNHTQGLNYLAFTWVELNVNLDEAEKLSRRAVELDPQDGYILDTLGWVLFKKGNKKESMKLLEAANRFQPGVSIIAEHLGDVYRELSMVEKAKRMYEKAKSLENDDKKIEELSQKIIAIEKQNYPNRIPASK; encoded by the coding sequence ATGTTTTTACCAGCCGCAGCTTTAAATGAATCACAAAAAATGGATTCACTCTATGTTCGGACCCAGGCAGATTATAATTATTCTTTGGCAGAAGCATATTCTTTGGACGGCGATACGATGAAAGCGATTGAAGCGTTTAAAGCTGTATTAGTATATGATCCTAACTCTGAATCTGTAAGAATTAGGTTAGCAAAAGAATATTTAAAATTAGGACAAGTAAATCAATCCATAGAAGTCATCAAAGAAATTCTAGAAAAAAATGAACAAAATAAAGAAGCGCGAATTTTTTTAGGTGGGCTCTACACGACGATCAAAGCTTATCCCAAAGCAATTGAAAATTATGAAATGGCTTTAAAAAGCCAACCGGCTCAAGCGGATGTAATGATTTATCTTGCAGCTGTCTATTCAGAAACAAAAGAATATGATAAGGCTATAGATTTATTTCAGAAGGTTCTACAGGACTTAAATTACGGGAATAAACATTTAATCTATTATTATATGGGAAGAATCAGAGAAGAACAAAATGAACCAAAGTTATTAAAGCAAGCTGAAAACTTCTACAAAAAATCTATCAGCATCAAACCTGAGTTTGTGGATTCAACAATTTCCTTGGGAAGTCTTTACCGAGCAAGCAAAGATGAAAACAAAGCAATTAAGTTATTTCAAGATTTTCAAAAAAATAAAGGCCCTAGTTCTAAAATTGCTGAAATTCTATCGCAAATTTACATTGAAAAACAAAAATACGATGAAGCCTTTGAACAGCTAGAAATTATGGAAACGCAATCAGAAGATCCTTTGAGTATTAAGGTTAAAATGGCATTAATACTCATTGAGAAAAAGATGTTTGATAAAGCCATTTCAAAATTGGAAGAAATATTAAGAGTGGCACCAGAGTCTGATAAAATTCGATTTTACTTGGCTGCTGTTTATGAAGAAGTAAAATCAGATGCAAAGGCCATAGAGCATTATCGGGCGATTCCAGCATCCAGTTCTTTTTATGGAGAGTCCATAGTCCATGCAGGATATCTCTTGAAAAATATAGGGAAATTGAATGAGGCCATAGCTTTATTAGAAGATGGTTATAATAAGAAAAAAGATTTGCCTCAAATTTATGCGATGTATGGATCTCTTCTTGATGAAAAAAAGGATTATGTAAAAGCGATTGAAATACTAGAAAGTGGGATAAAGAAATTTCCAGACAATGCTCAAATTTATTTTTATTATGGAACAGTGTATGATCGTATTGGCAAAAAAGATAAGGTTATTGAGGTTATGAAAAAAGTGGTTGAGTTAGATCCCAATCACACACAAGGGTTAAATTACCTGGCATTCACTTGGGTAGAGCTGAATGTCAATTTAGATGAAGCTGAAAAATTATCAAGAAGAGCCGTCGAACTGGATCCACAGGACGGTTACATTCTGGATACTCTGGGATGGGTTTTGTTTAAAAAAGGAAACAAAAAAGAATCTATGAAATTACTTGAAGCAGCCAATCGATTCCAACCAGGAGTGTCAATCATCGCTGAGCACTTGGGGGATGTTTACCGTGAACTTTCGATGGTTGAAAAAGCGAAAAGAATGTATGAAAAGGCAAAGTCTCTTGAAAATGATGACAAAAAAATAGAGGAACTCTCTCAAAAAATAATTGCAATTGAAAAACAGAATTATCCCAATCGAATTCCTGCAAGTAAATAG
- a CDS encoding serine protein kinase encodes MAGTDNFKTIVQNWQNSSNVAKLHWSGTFDQYLQLVKTNPRITRNAFQRMYDMIVDSGTEKYIDFKKEVVRYKFFDDAGNNGKDAVFGLDIALMKLVNVLKAAALGYGTEKRVILLHGPVGSAKSTICRMLKKGLEAYSKSDEGALYTFEWVDEKEELDGLFGKNIRSFPSPMHEDPLLLIPEEIRTQIAEEINRGQMGEFRVKIEGELSPPSRYIFKNLMDKYNGDTMKVLSHVRVKRLFLSEADRVGIGTFQPKDEKNQDSTELTGDINYRKIAEYGSDSDPRAFNFDGEFNVANRGMIEFVEVLKLDVAFLYDLLGASQEHRVKPKKFAQTFIDEVIIGHTNEPEYRRLQDNEFMEALRDRTVKIDIPYITRWKEEINIYKKDFNSQKLRGISIAPHTIEMAAMWAILTRLEKPKKANLTRLQKLKLYNGKTLPSYTEDNVKELRKETVREGLEGISPRYIQDKLSNAIVNSQQNNKGSVNPFMVLLELEGGLRNHSLISNEELKSDYRELIGVVKQEYEEIIKSEVQRAISADESALSRLCGNYIDNVKAYTQKEKVRNHFTGVDEEPDERLMRSIEEKIEIPESRKDDFRREIMNYIGALSLEGKKFNYKMNERLHKALELKLFEDQKDSIKLTSIVSSVVDKDTQEKIEIVKSRLIKDFGYDEISATDVLHYVASIFARGDVKNK; translated from the coding sequence ATGGCAGGAACCGATAATTTTAAAACCATAGTTCAAAATTGGCAAAATAGTTCAAATGTAGCTAAACTTCATTGGTCAGGAACCTTTGATCAGTATTTACAATTAGTCAAAACGAATCCGCGGATTACTAGAAATGCTTTTCAAAGAATGTACGATATGATTGTAGATTCAGGTACTGAAAAATACATTGATTTTAAGAAGGAAGTTGTTCGTTATAAATTCTTTGATGATGCTGGTAACAATGGGAAAGATGCCGTATTCGGGTTAGATATTGCATTGATGAAACTCGTAAATGTATTAAAAGCAGCGGCGCTGGGTTACGGTACTGAAAAAAGGGTTATCTTGCTTCATGGTCCCGTGGGAAGTGCTAAATCTACAATTTGTCGGATGCTCAAAAAAGGCTTGGAAGCCTACTCTAAGTCGGACGAGGGAGCTCTCTACACGTTTGAATGGGTCGATGAGAAAGAGGAATTGGATGGTTTATTTGGTAAAAATATAAGAAGCTTTCCGAGCCCTATGCATGAAGATCCCTTGTTGCTGATTCCTGAAGAGATTCGCACTCAAATAGCAGAAGAGATTAATCGCGGACAAATGGGAGAATTTAGAGTAAAAATCGAGGGGGAGTTGTCTCCGCCTTCTAGGTATATCTTCAAAAACTTAATGGATAAATACAATGGGGATACGATGAAAGTTTTGTCCCATGTCAGAGTGAAGAGATTATTTCTTTCAGAAGCTGATCGTGTTGGGATTGGAACCTTTCAACCCAAAGATGAAAAAAATCAAGATTCAACAGAGTTAACTGGAGATATCAATTATCGAAAAATTGCTGAGTATGGTTCTGATTCAGATCCAAGAGCCTTCAATTTTGATGGAGAGTTTAATGTAGCTAACCGTGGGATGATCGAGTTTGTTGAGGTTTTGAAACTGGATGTAGCGTTTTTGTACGATCTTTTGGGTGCTTCACAAGAACACCGAGTAAAACCAAAGAAATTTGCACAGACATTTATTGATGAAGTGATTATTGGACATACCAATGAGCCTGAATATCGAAGACTTCAGGATAATGAGTTTATGGAAGCCTTAAGAGACAGAACAGTCAAAATTGATATTCCTTATATCACTCGTTGGAAAGAAGAAATTAATATTTATAAAAAAGATTTTAATTCTCAGAAACTGCGAGGGATTTCAATTGCTCCACATACTATCGAGATGGCGGCGATGTGGGCCATTCTGACCAGGCTTGAAAAACCTAAAAAGGCGAATCTGACCAGATTGCAAAAACTAAAATTATATAATGGCAAAACCTTGCCAAGTTACACTGAAGATAATGTCAAGGAACTCAGAAAAGAAACAGTTCGAGAAGGTTTAGAGGGGATTTCACCTCGTTATATTCAGGACAAATTATCTAACGCTATTGTCAATTCTCAACAGAATAACAAAGGCTCGGTGAATCCATTTATGGTTTTATTAGAGCTTGAAGGTGGACTAAGAAATCATTCTTTAATTTCAAATGAGGAATTAAAATCAGACTATCGAGAATTAATCGGAGTTGTGAAGCAGGAGTATGAAGAGATCATTAAAAGCGAAGTGCAAAGAGCAATCAGTGCTGATGAAAGTGCTTTATCACGATTGTGCGGAAACTATATCGACAACGTAAAAGCCTACACACAAAAAGAAAAAGTTCGAAATCATTTTACGGGAGTGGATGAGGAGCCAGATGAAAGGTTAATGAGATCTATCGAGGAAAAAATCGAAATTCCAGAATCTAGGAAGGATGATTTTAGAAGAGAGATCATGAATTATATTGGAGCTTTGTCTCTTGAAGGCAAAAAATTCAATTATAAAATGAATGAACGACTTCATAAGGCTTTGGAGTTAAAACTGTTCGAAGATCAAAAAGACAGCATCAAACTCACAAGCATTGTGAGCTCAGTTGTGGATAAGGACACTCAAGAAAAAATTGAAATTGTTAAATCACGATTAATAAAAGATTTTGGTTACGATGAAATTTCGGCGACAGATGTGTTACACTATGTAGCTAGCATCTTTGCTCGTGGAGACGTAAAGAACAAGTAG